Part of the Candoia aspera isolate rCanAsp1 chromosome 1, rCanAsp1.hap2, whole genome shotgun sequence genome, gttcaactcccagaattccacagccagtctgggagttgaagtccacacatcctcaagctgccaaggttgagaaactctgggttAGAGAAAGGCGTTTTACAAAAATTTTGATGTTACAGAGGTCTTTCCAGTATCTGTGGGCCTTAATGTCTCTCCTCGCATAGCCTCCTCCCTGCCTCTTCCCACAGAGAGTCCCCAGATGTCATTTTGGTATTAACAAAGCATTTAAAAGCAGGCTATTAAAAAACATAAGGAGCCTAGAAGATGAGAAGGCTTCCAAAGGATGACTTCGTGAAAGCAATTGAGGGCCATCTCTTCCTGGTCCATCTCTACCCTTAAAGGACTTGCTGCTTCCCTCAACTGATCATGGCATAATTTTCTCTTTATGCCAGGAAGCTGGAAATGCATTCTTAGCTGAACAACAAGCGTGAGAAAACAGAGTTGTTGGACTGGTTGGTGTTGAGGTCCACCAGAGGACTTTCAACCTTCCTGTCACTGTTCTCCTCATCACCTCCACTCCTGAAGACAGCATCTCCTTCTGCCTCCCAGCAGCTTTCTGCTGGGCTGAGGTGAGGTCGAGGTGAAGCATCCTCAGGGTCTGATTGTTCCACGCTGTGTCTCTGCCTCAGGACCGCTTCCTCACCAGGTGGGCTTTCCTCCTCACCACTGGTCTCACTGCCTCCTGGACCTGAGCTGGCCTGTGGGACTCCTTCAATGGCTGCATCTGTGCCATCTTCTGGATCAGAATCCGAATCGATAAAGGGAGTGTCGGGTTCTACGAGCAAAAGAAAGCCAAGGGTTGGCTACCCAAGGGCTGCTTGTGGCAGAAATATGGAGCATTCTTGGATTGTAATGCCAAAGTTTGGAATCGAGCACCCATTTTTAGCCCTgcaatttctgcctcttttcacTCAAAGTAGCGCAAAATGAGTCTTGTAAGAACATCGCCCTTACAAGAATAGCATTGATTGTTCCATGTCAATGTTAAAATGTGAGATTCCTCCTCACCTTTGTATGCATCTTCATGAAGAGCGGCTTCTGTCTGCTCAGAGGTTGCCTCAAGATACTGGGCTTCACTGTGGGCTTCCGTTCCTTCATCCTCCTGGACACATGGAATTCAAGGTGTTAGTGAGGTTAGCTCTGTAAGGTAGGAAGACGTTGATCAAAAGATCACTGCTGGCAGCCACAGCCTTGCCAACAGGTTCCACTCACCTGGTTCCTGACCAACTCTTCATCTTCCCTGGTTGTTTCTTCTGAGCCATCTGGAAATACGCCATTGGATTCAAAGATAGCAGCATAGAAATTTATGAGTGCCTCAACAATGCAGGCCTGGTGGGGGTAATCAACcaaggaagagagggagatggtAGCCTGGGTGGGCCGGGGGCGCATTAACGTGGGGCCAAAGACGATTCCCAGGTTGCTAGAAGACATTTTATTATCATCTTCCAGTTCTATAATCCTAGGAAAGAAGTGGACAAAGAGATGCATGCAGGATATAACTGTGAGGTTCTCTGTCTGATTTTAGACATCAAggcttttaaattttatatagACAGCTGCTTTATATCATGCTGAATGAAGTTCAAACCCAGCCTTGGGCATGGGATTATAGGAGTTGAAATGCAAACAAATTTAGCAGCGCAAGCACAGTGGAGAAGGCTGAGCTAGCTAATATCAATCCAACAGATGAACATcttagtggctgggttcatatattgaGCAACCATGGTTTACTTAACTATGGTTGTTAAATAAGGCACAGTAGCTGAATTCAACATCATGCTAAACCTTAAATTCTGGGATTCCCAGTAAATCACCAAGGGAGCCATTAGGTTCTAGACACCACTCTAGATACCTGTGCAGGTTCCACATCCCAGCTCAGGAGAATCTGCAAGGGatgaaaaaagtcaatatggcagccggGATGTGGCACACACGAgggttgccatcttgatttttttgactcaGGACACCCCCCCATACTGCTGCCTTAGTTGGTAGCATGCTGGATGGAAAATAATCAGACTCTATTATGGTCCTTCTTTACAAGGACTATATAGCCTTTAAAGAATGCATATAGCCCAAATGCATTCTTACGAAATACAAATACCAAGGaggaaaccccacccccaccaaacctggcagggcaagctactgcatataaacaggcagaaAACCCATATCCTTTGCACTGAGGATggtacctagtcgggtaatgaaatgtctgcaagcaaaccaccaagctcagagaacaccaaggactccccagttcaaccctgagctacagacattctcttctattagaaataCAAATGAGTTGGAGCAAAGAAACTTGCTTGGATGCATGTCACCTGGTAAAAAGTTGCTACTAGACACTTCTCTGAGGAAAACCATTTTGTGAAAATGCCCACGCTATGCTCACAAAATTCCAAAGGCACTGATGCCCCAAAGTTGGAGCTTCTGacattaaccatggtttacacaCCACACTAGCTTGATTCCTGCAACATCCCGAGTCAAAGCTAAAGAAATCATGAGATGCTTAGTGCAGTCACTAGGTCATCCAAGCAGAAGAGAAGTCAAAGGCCAGCTTGCTCCTCTTCCTGCCATCTCTCAGAGTCGAGGTCCACTCTCAGAGATCGGCCAAGCCCTCATTTCAGGAGGAAGCAGACCCAGCTGTGGGTGTTAAAAGGGAACAGCGACTGCCTGCAATTCATTTTCCTGACCAGATTTTGGTCACCAGGTGCCAGGTGACACCACTGACCTCTTCAGGTGCTGCACGATGCACTTCAAGGTGGCAAGGTTCTTGGGTGGAAGTTCTTTTAGCAGTTCCTTCAGCTTCGCTACCACGACTTTCTCTGCCCCGCTGCTTCTGTCCACCGGCTCACCAGTGCTTCTCCCTGCCCTGCTGTCAGACCTACCCTGCAAGGTCTCCTTGGCCAACCCCATAAGGCTGTTGTACATCCGGAAGGGCATGATTGGTTCTGGGAGCTGAAAGGAGTAAGAATCACAGGAAAGTAGCCTAAAGGAATCAAATGGCATGCCAGCTTACTTACAAAACACTACCCAAGAACCTGGATCCTCATCCTGCTGGATCAAACCACATCCCCCTTCCCAGATGTATTTAGGAAGCCCATAGGCCGAATCTGAAAGCAACAGTCCTTGATGCTGCTCTGAACTTGGAAGATCCACCAAAGCTAGTAATCCTAGATCTCCTCTGCAAATTATCTCACCCTCCATTAAAGGTAAAGGGTGCCATGGTGGCATCTTATGGCAGTGAATTTCATAGGTTTACCCATATATTGGGGAAGAAAAATCAGAGTtgggtagcatcttttccaattaacacattttattaaaaggcatcagcttccaTGAGCAGCAGTACATCAAATGTATTGAGTGGCTAGaccacggctggctggggaattctgggagttgaagtccagacatcctaaagttgctaaggttgagaaacactgggctagactgatGCAGGATTTAACTTGGGTGAGGGGAAAAGTGGAGGAGAAATACATTATCTGAAGGCTGTCACCCAGTCTCTGTGAATCCATTTCATTGAATTAATCTCAGTTAACTGAAAGGAAGGCAAAAAAAATTCCATCTGTATTTTCCACACCATTAATAACTACAATTCTATGTTAGCAGGATGCTCTCTTTCTCCTGCTCCTCCGCCTCTTGTGCTAAAAAGCCCCCAGGCTTTCAACGGTAGGGAAGGTGCTGCACCCTTTGGCCCAAACATCACAGGCACCCTTGGCTGCCTCACCTGACGAAGGTAGAGCTTCAGCACGTTGCTGATATCATGCGGTGAGGCCTGAGACAACTCAACCAGCTCTTTCCCGTTCTCAAAGGCCTGACAGAGCTTCTCCACACGGGATTTCACCCCGTTAACACGATAGATGCcctaaggaagagagaaagaggtatTGATTAGACAAAGAgtgtcaccatcttgacttcttcgATATAGCGCCTCTCTCCAGATGTCCTTGTTACAGGGGTGCCCACAAGGTttgaagctccagctggtccaaaatgcagctgcgcgagctgtttttggtgcccctagaagggcacatgtaacaccactgctgcacgagctgcattgggtaccagtttgcttctgggtccaattcaaggtgttggttattacctttaaagccctacatggcatggggccaggttacctgagggaccgcctcttccccattacatcaacccgtcccacccgatcatgcagagagggcatgtgcggatcccgtctgtaagagaatttcatctggcggggtccaggaaatgggccttctctgcagtagctcccgccctgtggaacatgctgcccccggaggtgagattggccccatcgctcctggcctttcggaggagtctgaagacctggttctgccgcctcgcttggggtggagaggggaatggatctacatggggatggcttctatagaccactcctcccacacttggactgttttagattcttcaccacttggattccttatttttacctctatttatattatttattactgtattttattctgtgtatttatgatTATgttttttaatcgattgttgtaaaccacccagagtcccccgatgggaggagatgggcggggataaattagatagacagacagacagacagacaaataaacaaataaaaagtcaagagggtgatCATGATGGAACGATCGatgctctgcctgctttttatgaCAGTCCTGTGGCTGTCACCTTGAAAAAAAGACTGCAGCCATGCCCGGCTTTTATAACAGAAAGGTGCAACCATTTTACAGGTCTCCGGGATGCATGCCAAAAGTGGACGGGGTACAGCAAAAAAGAACTTTGCTTCCCTTTCAGTTTAATTAAATGGCTCATAGAATTATTCCCCATGTATTCCCCATTCCCCATTATTATTCCCCATTCCCCTTCTATCACATGAAAGATCATAATGCAAGCACAACTTGTTTTTACTAACTTTAGCACATCTACCGGAGGgcatacagaaaagaaaataaaaaaagagaaaagaaaagaacaacaggTTGCTTTGCAGTGATTTTTGCTGTATAATTTCAGATGCTCCTTGACCACCCCTGCCTTAAAACATGAGGGCTCATCATAtagggtagtgtttctcaacctcagcaactttaagatgtgtggacttcaactcccagaatgccccagccagccatgctggctggggaattctgggggttgaagtccatacttcttaaagttgctgaggttgagaaacactgttatagggtATCAGTGTAACCACTAGGATTGCTAGCTTGATGGCACAATTGCCAGGGGCTGAACAGAGTAATGTCTTCCCCTCTATCTGATTTCTTTTACACAGAGCAGGTACTCCACCCCTTACTTTGGTTTTCATGGCCCGCCGTTCGATCTCACTGATGCACTTCTTGACAATGAAGGGGACGCCATCGGAGCCAGTGTGGGAAGCCTGGGCAAAGTCCCGCCCGAAGAGCTGCAGTTTGCCCTGAAGTTTCTTGTGTCCGCACTGAATGGCCAGCGTCTCCAGGCATTTCTTGTGACAGGCTAAGTAACACTGGGGAAGAGGGGGCAGGGGCAGAGAGAGTGGGGTGAAACAGCCACGCAGCAAGGAAGATGGTGCAGTTCCAGAAAGAGCCACTGGATGGCAATGTGTCACCAACAAGGTCTCTTTCCAGCAGCTTTCCTGGTGACCTCATAGAGATCATTCTCATGCTCCACTAACTGGATGAACCATCTACAGCACTTCAGTGACCATGTAGCTGAAGATGTGATCAAGGGCCAGGATCTGCCGGGCTGTCAATGGCTACTCTGAACTGCTGCAAGCTTgccgccacctcctcctcctccctccacttGCTGAGCCCAGCTCTTTATGGCCAGTCTGGCTTGGGCCAATGGAGAGTCTGGGCACCTGGGATCTGCGGAGAGGCCCCACCTACACTTTCCAATGGGCCACTCAGGCGTCACCTGGCTCCTTATAAACACCAGTTTGCCACTCTTGAAAGAATGGTAGACCTGTCTTTAAAAAGCAGGACAGGTGCTTTCGCCAATAgtcttttcttttggggggggttcTGTGTGGGTGTCTTTGGCCCCTTCCCCCCTCTTCATCtgccatctggctggggaaggctTCAGACAACACTGGTTGCTGCAAATCTCAAgactctccctctcccccttcatTCAGGACTTGGGAACAAGCCCACCATGAAATTGACCAGAGAGATGATGAAACCGATCAGCCCCATGTTGCTCTAAAGAgcagttttttcttcctttctttctggatGCCCATTAAGTCCAGTTCCACATGCAAATCACTTTCAAAGCTGTTTGAATCACGGAACGCtgactttttctttaaaactcaTAACTCCCCCAAAGCTCTCCTCCTGCCTCCAGGATATTGCTTTGAAATCTAGAACTATACAAAGTGCCCTTAAGTGCTGCAACATTGGAATTGGGTGGTGCCTCTGTTTTAAATTTTCAATTTGGAATCGAGCAAAATTTCATTGATGGGTGGGAAAAGGggctctcttcccccccccccaacacaagaATGAGGCAGTACCAACACTATGGCTGAGACTGAAAATTCATCTTTTCCCGTCCAATGCAGTTTTCTTCTGAATCTGCCCCGTTTCATACCAAAGAGCTTCCTTTTCAAGGTGTCATTTTTGTCACTGATTTACTCCCACTGATTTACTCCCACTGCAGTGGGAAAACTCCACATTTCACCTTGCAACCCCCTTCCCCATCAGGTGTTTTTTGGGCTTCTAAACACGGGCAAAGCACTGTTCCAGAATAGCACTacagaagaacattttttttgcAGAATGGCATTGTTCTGGGATAGCACCATTTCCGGAATAATGCTGTTCTGGAGTAGCACTAAACCCACACCAAGCATGGGCAAACCCAGAGAGATTTCTGACTGCAGTGAAAACTCACCTCTTCCACAGCCCTGCCCCACTTTAGAAAAAGCAATTCTGGGACACTTTTCCCATCATCCTGTGATGCCTTGAGGGGAAGGGAAACTACACAGCCAAGACCATCAACtacaaatacattatttaaataaaaataaatgattgctTCCTTGACTTGTCCCACATTCACACTGTAAGGACAGCCCCTATCTTCTGCCTCTTTATACTAcgatccttttcttttcttttttggccaGCTCAAGGACTGAAGGAGTGTATGGTAACACAGCTGTGGGAAAGAACCCATAGATGCATCTAGGCCATTTTCATGGCAGGGTTACGGAAATGGGGTTTGCCACTTCTTTCATCTGGGatattttccaacttcccagtctaacctatacaatggggtttcctggtggtctcctctcCAGATCTGACTCTGCTTAATTTTTCAAGATTCGCCAAGGTCAGTCAGAGCTGCCACTTATTCAGAACTACAACAGAAGTTGCTAGGCTAGTTGATCACCTAACTCAGGGTAGTTTACTCCAGCTTCTTCCAAGCTGGATACCCCCAGTATATTGGGAATTGAATTCCTATAAGCTCTTCAtaagcagcctttttttttctgttaaattgtttctgattctcagagactgcctggacaagtccctgaagttttctttgcaaggtttttcagaagagtgttgccattgcctgcttcctaggggtgagagagagtgactggcccaaggtcacccagctggctttgtgcctaaggcgggactagaactcctggtctcctggtttctagcctagtgccttaatcACAAGCTGAAATCCAACCTAATTGGGAAGGTACTGAGCTTAGGAAAATTTGGCTTAGTTCCTGGCAGAAAaaagtcttccacttttcccttTTAAACTCAAGATACTGTAAACCAGCCCTGATGTTTTCCTCTACTCTCTGCGCTGCCTCCCCTCCACCCAAGTACCCATCCTACCTCTTCACATTCAGCTCCCTGGAAGTAGACGTAGCTGTTGCATTCCCGACACTTGGAGGGGGTCCGCAGCTTCCTCAGCCGGTGGGTCTGGGCGGCTTTGGACAAGCTGAAATGCCGGAAAGGGCCAGTGGGCGGAGAGATTCCTGGAGTCATTTCATTAATACCTGGtagccagaaggaaaaaaaaggcaaaagcttaCACAAAGGCTGAAACACCACCAAAATGCGCTGTTCCATCTAGTTTCTAATTCCAAGGAGCATTTGAATGGCGTGTGCTCCACGTCCATTCAGATGGAGCACATTTCTCCTTATCTTTTTTTATTGCACTGGAGTATTTTTCTGCTCCTACTTAGTATTAGATTAGCTAGCAAATTTCCTATAATCCTtggtagagggagaaaatgtagaagcagtgaaagactttgtattcctaggtgcaaagattactgcagatgctgactgcagtcaggaaatcagaagacgcttaatccttgggagaagagcaatgacaaatctcgataaaatagttaagagcagagacatcacactgacaacaaaggcccgcatagttaaagcaatggtgttccctgtagtaacatatggctgcgagagctggaccataaggaaggctgagcgaaggaagatcgatgctttggagctgtggtgttggaggaaaattctgagagtgccttggactgcaagaagatcaaaccagtccatcctccaggaaataaaggcagaccgctcacttgagggaatgatattaaaggccaaactgaaatactttggccacacaatgagaagacaggacaccctggagaagatgctgatgctggggagagtggagggcaaaaggaagaggggccgaccaagggcaagatggatggatgatattctagaggtgacggattcgtccctgggggagctgggggtgttgacgaccgacaggaagctctggcgtgggctggtccatgaagtcacgaagagtcggaagcgactaaacgaataaacaacaacaatacacatATATGCAAATCTGGAGGGGAAGGAGGCCAAATGAACTAAAAGTTACAGCAATGTACAATGCACAGCATTCCAGTACAAAATGCAGaactgaaaaacaaaggaaaggtaGGATTTAGGCATTTTCTGACCggcctagaaaaaaaaaaaataaggacctGCTCCTTGTTATCCTTTATAGGGAACATCCAGGCTCTGACTGTGGATCTTGCCCCCATTGTAAAGGCTTGCCCCTTAGTATATATTGTTCCATTAGTGCTTACTCTGTTCAAAGGAAGGTGAATTTCCAACTTGGTCATCTCCAGGGGACAGCGATCCATTTGGAGGCGTCTGCTGGAACTTCTGAGGAAACTCACCTAGCCAAGAGAGACCCTCAGTCTTAGAAGTTATCAAATTAAATCCCAGGGAGCAGAAAAAGGAAACCATAAAGACATCAAAGACACCCCCATCTAGGGATCAATCTGTGGCACacggaaaaaaaatgggagaagctTTAATCACACCATTGTGACTACCCTCTTGgctttttggaccataccctgcAAGAATTGCCTCCAAATGTTCAAGCTCGAGCTTTTGAGAATTGCCAGAAGGAAAACTCCAGCGTTTGGGGGCATCTTGGCAGCCTTGGTGGGCCCAGAGAGCTGGAATACGTAGAATCTGGTTGTACTTCCAGATCTTGTCTCAGCCATGATGGTTATTGGTGATTTTAGGTCAAAAGCTCTCTCTGAGCGTAGCCTACCTCACAGCTGTCAACTCAAAATGCAGAATCATGTTTTCTTGAGTGACCGAAGGATAGAAACAAACTGTTTTTTCTAAAGCTCCCTGAATTTAACTACTTTTCATAGGTGGCAAAGTGGGAGAGGGTGCATTTATCAAATATAAACTGAGTGatgaatgatgaatgaatgaatatattgaTGCAGGTAGGTAGGGGCATCTTGTTAGTTTCTTTTCAGCTCAGTTCCTAATGCGCCCACCTGGATTCTGCACTTGCACAATCCATAGGTCAGAACATGGGAGGATACCTGAGCTTGTGGCAGAGGATTCCAGACTGTCCCTGCTCTCCGTGATGGCTGTCGGCCATGACTTGTGTACCTGGTGACCTCGCCCACCTGAGGAGCCAATGACAAGATAGATTTCGTTCCTGCATGTGTAGAATCAGACCGAGCGTTGAGCCTTTGCAATGCTGACCCGTTCTATGCAGCAGAGAAGCATTCCCCAGTCAGGCACTTTCCAAATACAGCTAGGTCTCCATTAGTGCGGATAACAAATCCCGTGAAGTGGTTGCATTATTCAGATTTGCACTACTCAAAGTTATAATTATATGTAAAATATGGTAATAGGTTCCAGCTCAACGGGAATACCGTTCAGTCCCACCCAACTTTTGCTCTAATATAataatgagcctcttcttttttttgcACGTAGTGTCTTTATCTGAAGGAATCCTCCTTTTGTTCATTTTGCTAAGGACACTTCTTAAACTGATTAAAACAAATCACAATAACTAACATATATTACAGCAGGCAGCAGCACATGCACACGAGAAGTTACACAAGTGCAGACCGAAGTAGCAATGTCTAAAACCCTAACAGTAACCTGGCAACCTCAACCAGGCATGTGCCAGCCtcgcattaactgaattttggttcACATTAAAGGTGACCTGGTGTGTGAATATTGCATTACTTGAACTTGTATTAACTATGACCTCGCTGTGTGTTGAACTATATCTCCTGTTCTTCAGCCAGTAGATAGAAAGCTGCTACAGAACAGCTACAGGGAACCTCATTTCTACACTCTCTTTTCCTCTGTGTGTGAAACAGTCACCCAAAGCTTCCACCCACAGAAAGACTGTGCCTGATGCTTCTCTACATGATCTCCCTACCTGCACTCAATTCTGGGACACTACTGCACCAGAGGGACCCAAACACTCTCAATACAGAAGCAGGGCAAGAACGCCTGCCCGCCTGTCTGCATGCTCTGCTGCAGCTCCCTTCCTTTCAGCTGCATCgttgagtcagcagaaaaactCCAGCATGAAATTGACTGTCCCTGTTGCAGATACTATCACCTAAAGATAACGTAAGCCAGGCTTTATCGTGAGCTGGGGGCACGAAGACAGTGACCTCGCGGGGACGTGGCAGAAAAAAGACCTTATGAGTCTACAGTTCTAAGGCAGGCCTAGTGAAAAACACGGGGACATTAAAGTGGTCTATCTAATGCAGCATCTGATGCTTAGGAGCAAACTTACGCCATACCTCCCAAATGCTCACCAGCAGGGGCATGAAAAGGCCCTGCACTTACTCCTAGAAGCATCTCTTCCTTCAAACTCTTTTGAAAGCTATCTGAGACGTATGTCTCTTGCAAGCCTTTTCCCCAAATGAATTGTGAACCCCCAGAACCGGTTAGAATccggcagcattaaaaaaaaaaaatcaacggaataaataaatattctgcattTGGGAGCAAATCCATACTGAATTTACTGGCAGTTCTGCAAAGGAGGAATTAGAATGGTGCGCTTGGGAGCCAAGTCCTGCTGGAGAATTTATCCACGCTACAAAACCAAGGGTCCTTGGGCCAGATATGGGGCGGAAGGAGCACAGGAAACCAGCCCCAGCAGAAGCGGTAGGCGATCTCCTCACCTCGTTTTTCAAGCTGGGTGAGATGGTTCTGTGACTCTCGCCCTGCGGCTGCATCGCCCTCAGAGGCTGTTCCGTCTTTGCTGGGTGTGTCGGAGCTATTTGCCCCTGTGACTTCAGTAGTACTGTGACTGCCTTTTCTTACCCGAGTCACCGGAGACCTGTTGGAGAGGGAATATTGTGGAGGAGTTGAAAGGAAGCAAGTCCAGCTCCTCGCCGAGTCTCCCCCCCAATTCAGCTTTGGCAAACCCATCTGTTACCAACCATTCTCGGGTCTGAATGACTGAATGACTTGCCAGGGCCTGCCCCTGAAATGGGCGAGGTCAGAACAACAGATTGGATGTGGGCAGGACAAAACTTTTGAGTCAATTCAagttaaaacagggtttctcaactagggttccctgggagatcacgatttatttaaaaaattatttcaaattcgggcaacttcacattaaagaggtacgtttcgttctttatttttagtttaggaacactgttaatgcacatatacaggcctacccatgaaacgaatatcataattttgttaacttctggccaatatttcagcctgaatgtgtaggggttccctgaggcctggaaaatatttcaagggttcctccagggtcaaaaggttgagaaagacttaGTAAAACTATTGAAACACAGTTAATAAAATTATACCTACACTGACCATCCGTtgtttattataaaggacagtcccttatttcagaaagctgtcctttgggtttatatatttttcaaaaactcacttttgtcctttatttgggtcatttaacttttactgtactAATGGTACCACTcaatgcacagtctttcatattcatgtgaaaaatatggaaactaaattgtctttttaaaataaatttacatatactgtttgattttagatatttttattagaatgtgtgtttttgtaaagtgtttcttggttttgctcttgaattttctatggtaaagcaaagttataaatataaacagttaatttttttttaaaccttatgtacctctttcagatttgtcccTTTTTCAAGTtggtactttatttttttccaataaaatatGGTCACCATAATTATACCCCATATAACTAATCCTTTCCTGTTTCTACCATATTAAATTCTATTAATACCCTGACAATTTTTTGGAAGAAACGGGTCTGCAGCCTTCCCCTGGTCCCTGCCTGTATGGGATACAGGaacaatttgggggtggggggcagtagGAAGCAGTCCTGATTTCAAATA contains:
- the ARHGAP45 gene encoding rho GTPase-activating protein 45 isoform X1; the encoded protein is MLGKRMNSKAAYSPYSAELRRKVSKAGGNVLDSVSFRASVWLKELPRRDGLDASTSSLLDLSSLATAATLKRPTSLSRHASAAGFPLAPAIPRGLAKAHKPHSTCSPNEISEGSLAEPEDISQLLAEVACFAERLEKLKDVVLQEDGLESRRSLAHECLGEALRILRQVISKYPLLNTLETLTAAGTLISRVKGFHYELNNEAEKHEFEKAVELIAVSFSSTVSEFLMGEVDSSTILSIPLTDQNQSVENLYGGITSLGPEDVLNSKEDFSSVRLSGEEVDVLLQKCEGGVGFALNYAKNISKYMKDLIYYMEKRTVLETEFAKGLQKIVNTCKQTINQEPSMPFLSIYSLSLEQDMEYGLSSLQAANTLRTETYLQPLSLRRLEHEKRRKEIKEQWHRAQRKLQEAENNLRKAKQMYMQRSEECEKARHVMAKAEEDQLGASSSSATLKTLDKKRRLEEEARNKAEEAMATYRTCIADANTHKQELEDTKVTALRQLHEVVKQSDQVIKSATISFYQIMHMQTAPLPVYFQTLCESSKLYDPGQQYASLVKRLQRGDEPETQYDFEPYVSTNNWSPVTRVRKGSHSTTEVTGANSSDTPSKDGTASEGDAAAGRESQNHLTQLEKRGGRGHQVHKSWPTAITESRDSLESSATSSGEFPQKFQQTPPNGSLSPGDDQVGNSPSFEQSINEMTPGISPPTGPFRHFSLSKAAQTHRLRKLRTPSKCRECNSYVYFQGAECEECYLACHKKCLETLAIQCGHKKLQGKLQLFGRDFAQASHTGSDGVPFIVKKCISEIERRAMKTKGIYRVNGVKSRVEKLCQAFENGKELVELSQASPHDISNVLKLYLRQLPEPIMPFRMYNSLMGLAKETLQGRSDSRAGRSTGEPVDRSSGAEKVVVAKLKELLKELPPKNLATLKCIVQHLKRIIELEDDNKMSSSNLGIVFGPTLMRPRPTQATISLSSLVDYPHQACIVEALINFYAAIFESNGVFPDGSEETTREDEELVRNQEDEGTEAHSEAQYLEATSEQTEAALHEDAYKEPDTPFIDSDSDPEDGTDAAIEGVPQASSGPGGSETSGEEESPPGEEAVLRQRHSVEQSDPEDASPRPHLSPAESCWEAEGDAVFRSGGDEENSDRKVESPLVDLNTNQSNNSVFSRLLFS